The Deinococcus seoulensis genome has a segment encoding these proteins:
- a CDS encoding carbohydrate ABC transporter permease: MAVKHPAAPSARADRAAPRSRRARGVWVTHAALIVAILIISAPLIFAVIKSTQTSSVVLSPSLLPGGAFLQNLSGVWEDAHLGRYMRNSLVVAVCVTAGKTLLALLAALAFVYFRFPLKGAAFTLVLLSLMLPTEVLIIALFDLVSRDLKWANTYAAIIVPFLASATGTFLFRQHFLSIPTSLADAARIDGCGPLRYLTHILIPMSTNTIGALAVIQFVYAWDQYIWPLVIMQQDDKQVVQVGLRKLIEVGGQTDWGAVMAGAVITALPPLIVFTALQKQFSRGFALTEDK, translated from the coding sequence ATGGCAGTTAAACACCCGGCCGCGCCGTCCGCCCGCGCCGACCGGGCCGCCCCCCGCTCCCGCCGCGCGCGGGGCGTGTGGGTCACGCACGCCGCGCTGATCGTGGCGATCCTGATCATCAGCGCGCCCCTGATCTTCGCGGTCATCAAGAGCACCCAGACGTCCAGCGTCGTCCTGAGCCCCAGCCTGCTGCCCGGCGGCGCGTTCCTCCAGAACCTCTCGGGCGTGTGGGAGGACGCGCACCTGGGCCGCTACATGCGTAACAGTCTCGTGGTGGCCGTGTGCGTCACGGCCGGAAAGACCCTGCTGGCCCTGCTGGCCGCGCTGGCGTTCGTGTACTTCCGCTTTCCGCTGAAGGGCGCGGCGTTCACGCTGGTCCTGCTGTCCCTGATGCTGCCCACCGAGGTGCTGATCATCGCGCTGTTCGATCTGGTCAGCCGCGACCTGAAGTGGGCGAACACGTACGCCGCGATCATCGTGCCGTTCCTGGCCAGCGCGACCGGCACGTTCCTGTTCCGGCAGCATTTCCTGAGCATCCCCACCAGCCTCGCCGACGCCGCCCGCATCGACGGGTGCGGCCCGCTGCGGTACCTGACGCACATCCTGATTCCCATGAGCACGAACACCATCGGCGCGCTGGCCGTCATTCAGTTCGTGTACGCCTGGGATCAGTACATCTGGCCGCTGGTGATCATGCAGCAGGACGACAAGCAGGTCGTGCAGGTGGGCCTGCGCAAACTGATCGAGGTGGGCGGACAGACCGACTGGGGCGCCGTGATGGCGGGCGCGGTCATCACGGCCCTGCCGCCCCTGATCGTGTTCACGGCCCTGCAGAAGCAGTTCAGCCGGGGCTTCGCGCTCACCGAGGACAAGTAG
- a CDS encoding carbohydrate ABC transporter permease, translating into MLSPGRARPAPDASENAVFRGRALPWVFLLPSLLILAVFIYLPALQTLRLAAYRANVILGTEQFVGLANFAELLSSPAYRQVALQTLVFTVLTVTFGLLLSLGLAWLASRPVRGASTYRLLLIYPYALSPAIAGTLWLFLFNPEIGVVNALLGELFGVRPRWLDTPVLAFGLVTLAAIWKGLAYNIVFYLASIQNLPGDVMEAAEIDGATPAQVFWRVAFPLLSPITFFLVFTNIIAALFDSFALTDILTRGGPYTGNAGATTFLVYQLYQDGFVNFRTGAAAAQAALMLALVAFVTWMQFRLGERRVHYGS; encoded by the coding sequence ATGCTGAGTCCTGGCCGCGCCCGCCCCGCCCCGGACGCCAGCGAGAACGCCGTGTTCCGGGGCCGCGCCCTGCCGTGGGTGTTCCTGCTGCCCAGCCTGCTGATCCTGGCGGTGTTCATCTACCTTCCGGCGTTGCAGACGCTGCGGCTGGCCGCGTACCGCGCCAACGTGATCCTGGGCACCGAGCAGTTCGTGGGCCTCGCCAATTTCGCCGAGTTGCTGTCCAGTCCCGCGTACCGGCAGGTGGCGCTGCAGACGCTGGTGTTCACGGTCCTGACCGTCACGTTCGGGCTGCTGCTGTCCCTGGGACTGGCGTGGCTGGCCAGCCGTCCCGTGCGTGGCGCGAGTACGTACCGCCTGCTGCTGATCTACCCCTACGCCCTGAGCCCCGCCATTGCCGGAACGCTGTGGCTGTTCCTGTTCAACCCGGAGATCGGCGTGGTGAATGCCCTGCTGGGCGAACTGTTCGGCGTGCGCCCCCGCTGGCTGGACACGCCCGTCCTGGCGTTCGGGCTGGTCACGCTGGCCGCCATCTGGAAGGGACTGGCGTACAACATCGTGTTCTACTTGGCCAGCATCCAGAACCTGCCGGGCGACGTGATGGAAGCCGCAGAGATCGACGGCGCGACCCCCGCGCAGGTGTTCTGGCGCGTGGCGTTCCCGCTGCTGAGCCCCATCACGTTCTTCCTGGTGTTCACGAACATCATCGCGGCGCTGTTCGACTCGTTCGCCCTGACGGACATCCTCACGCGCGGCGGGCCGTACACCGGGAATGCCGGGGCGACCACGTTCCTGGTGTACCAGCTGTACCAGGACGGTTTCGTGAACTTCAGGACCGGCGCGGCCGCCGCGCAGGCCGCCCTGATGCTGGCGCTGGTGGCGTTCGTCACCTGGATGCAGTTCCGGCTGGGCGAGAGGCGGGTGCACTATGGCAGTTAA